TGCCTTCGGATTGCGTTAAAGGAAACCCCGAAACAACAGCGCAGCCGCGTGGCCCAAGGGAGAATTCCATGAAGTTTTTTGTCGATACAGCCGATGTAAACGAAATCCGGGAACTGAACGACCTGGGCCTCGTTGACGGCGTGACGACCAACCCCTCGCTCATCCTCAAGTCCGGCCGCGCCATCCTTGAAGTCACCAAGGAAATCTGCGGCATCGTCGAAGGCCCGGTTTCGGCCGAAGTTGCCGCGACCGACTACGAGACGATCATGAAGGAAGCGGCTGTTATCGCCAAGATCGCCGACAACATCTGCATCAAGCTGCCGCTGACGCTCGACGGCCTCAAGGCCTGCAAAAACCTCGTTTCCGATGGCCACAAGACCAATGTGACCCTGTGCTTCTCGGCCAACCAGGCACTGCTCGCCGCCAAGGCCGGCGCGACCTTCGTTTCGCCCTTCATCGGCCGCCTCGACGACATCGCGATCGACGGCATGGACCTGATCCGCGAAATCCGCCAGATCTTCGACAACTACGGCTTCGAGACCGAAATTCTCGCGGCGTCTGCCCGCACGGTCAACCACATCAAGGAAGCCGCCCTGATCGGCGCCGACGTCGTCACCGCACCTCCGGCAACGCTGAAGGCCCTCGTCAAGCACCCGTTGACCGAAGCCGGCCTTGCCACCTTCCTCGCTGACTGGGCAAAGACAGGCCAGAAGATCGGCTGATTTTTTCTGGATTTTGGTAACATGAGGAACCCTGCGCCACCGTCGCAGGGTTTTTTGTTGCTATTCCTTTACAACAGTCAGTCCCGCCTCGATCAAAACATCACGTACAAACGGAATATCTTCGTTCGGCACACCCCATCGCCAACGATGAGATGTCAGATGCCGAAGAGTGCCGAACGGGTTTTCGGCAATCCAATCACCCAGATTTTTGCCTTTTATCCGACGATGAAGATGCCCTTAGGAAAGAAAGCTGATCTCAAATACATCTCGAAGCATGCAATCGAAATTCCGTTTATCATTATCCGCTAAGTACACGCCCCTGAATGCCTTAGATTGTTTTTTCAGCCGCTTGGGAGCGCCGTAAAACGTTTCGTCACCTGTCGCAAAGCGAGAGGAAACCGTGCCGGTTGCAAATGCTTTCGGTCCCCAAAAATAGGGCATGGAATAACCGATACAGTAAATTGGCTGAAGTGGGTCAGAGTCAGCAGAAACAGAAGTCCGCCGCACAATCAAGATTCAAACCCGAGCAACGCAACATATTAATCAGGCGAAATCGCAATGCAACCAAAATAATAAGCAATAATACAATTATTTTGATAATCATATTCTATAATGTATCTACAATTCGTTGTAAAAATTAATTTTTCTCATCAGTTTCTTCAAAAAATCCCCGAAACTTTCTGCATATATATCGTCTAAATGTGGAAAATATACCTTGCTACCATCGTTTTTTCTAAAAACCAAAACTGAATTATCGCCTATATAAAAAAATGGAATTTCATTATCTGTAATAAAATCCGGATATATGTCCCATTCATCAGAATCTTTTCGCAAGATTTCCGTTATATCTAATGTATCAAGAAAAACATTTTCGTGAAATTCACTAAATTTGCCTTTTATATCTTCTCTTAATCGCCCATCTCCAATTATTCTTAAGAATTGTAGATATGAATCAGGAAGTATAGTTCCGAACTCATTTTCGAATTTAAGGACATCATTTTTCATCTATTCGGGTGAAAAAATTTGGAGAAGTATGATCATCATTTTCTGATCTGTCATGTACAAACTGACTATACCAATTCAAGACGTGAGTATCGAATTTTTCGTCCATCTGAATTACCTCTATTTCCCGCCGAAGAGACCGCTAAAAAAATCCCGCAGTGAACTAAGTGCTCCACCTGTTTTATGAATTCCGCCTTGATGATTTCCAGCTCCAACCGGGGTCATATTCCACCAAGCATTTTTACCGCCGTCGTTAAGCTGACGAATGTGGTGAGCATCATAGAACCCCCCGACCACGGTGCCTTTGTGGCCAAGACCGTTTTCAACGTCTTCTTTAGTATATCTTAGGCCATGATTTCCCTGTCTGCCTCTCCCATTCCGCTTGCAGCGAAGCACGCCGATTTGCCCACTCTTTTCGTGCTGTGGCTAACTCCTGTCCAGTTATGCTTCCTACGGCTTTTTGGTTCATTCGCATGTCGTCGGCGAGATATTGTCGCTGCTTAGAGCCGATCCCAATTCCGCTTTTTTGCTCCAAGTCATTTAGATATCCGCGAATAGGACCCAGAGGATGGTCAATAATAGCCGATCCAGCCGCGGCAGCCGCCAGCCCGCCGATACCGGGGCCGCTTAGATTCGGACTGACGTCATAAATTGGTATGGCTTGATCATTTACGCCGGGATATGAGTCCAAAAAGTCGGGGATGTTGTCCCCATCTAGGTCTGTTGGATCGTAAGACCGTATGTCCGTCTTCGTAGCTGAGGTGGCTCGCCCTACACTGGTCTTCCGAGGGTTGCTCGGATAGGCCGAGCCGATCCTCATCACAGGAGGACGAGCCGTGGCAGATTATAGAGAAGTATTTGTCGGAATCGATGTTGCCAAGCTGAAGAACGCGATTGCTGTTGCCGAAGCTGGCCGGGATGGAGAGGTTCGCTTTTGGGGTGAGGTTGATGCGTCCGATACCAGCATGCGCCGTATCATCCAGCGGATAGCCGCAAAGTTTGACCGCATTCATTTCTGCTACGAGGCGGGCCCGACCGGGTATGGCCTCCATCGGCTGATCCAATCCCTTGGCCATGAATGCATGGTTGTCGCCCCATCATTGATTCCAAGGAAGCCTGGCGACCGGGTGAAAACGAACCGTCGAGACGCACTCGCGCTCGCCCGGCTATTGAGGGCCGGCGAGCTTACGGCAGTGTGGGTTCCCGACGAGGGCCATGAGGCTATGCGCGATCTTGTTCGTGCTCGAGCTGCTGCTGTCGAGACATTACGGGTTCATCGGCAACAGGTAGGTGCCTTTATGCTCAAGCATAGTCGCATCTATCCACGCAAGAAGGGCTGGACAATGCGATATCTGTGCTGGCTGCAGGAGCAACAGTTCGATCACCCCGCGCATCAGATCGCTTTGCAGGAAATGGTTGAGGCGGTCCGCATCTCGAAGGAGCGTGTCGAACGGCTGGAGAAGGTGATTGAGGAGTTTCTACCCACTTGGTCTCTTGCGCCCGTCGTTCGAGCACTACAGACGTTACGAGGGGTCGATTTGATCGTCGCTGTCACCTTCGCAACAGAGGTCGGTGACGTCACCCGATTTGAAAGCCCCCGCCAACTGATGGGCTATCTCGGCTTGGTTCCTGGTGAACGATCAACGGGTGAGACAGTCAGACGGGGCTCAATCACCAAGGCAGGCAATGGACGTGTTCGGCACATGCTGGTCGAGAGCGCTTGGACATATCGCCACCGCCGAAGGTTGGCGCGAGGAAGCTGTACCGTATGGAGCAAGCTCCATCGAGAGTGCGGGAGATCGCATGGAAAGCCCAAAGCCGGTTGACAGCTCGCTATCGTGTGTTGACCGGACGAGGAAAGCGAACGACGGTGGTTTGTACCGCCATTGCCCGCGAGCTGAGTGGCTTCATGTGGGCCGTTGCAAGGGAGGCGCAGTCGATCAAATCGTAGATCGCCGCATCGAACTTGCACCTCGCGCATGGGCGGAGGCGGGACAACGGCAGGGGAACACCCGTCATCCGCTTTGTGGCCGACACTTGATCGACGCCCGCAGTAAGATAGGAACAGCCCCGGACGCACAATCGGGAATGCGGTACCCAACCCGCGCATCAGAGCTTGATCACCGACGTCCTTGAGTTCCGCCTCCACCCATGCGCGATCATTACCATTAACAGCCGCTGCTTGAAGCGGGAGGTTCCTTGCGCTCAAAACATTGACAACGGACATCAGAGCGGTTAGCCGACCACGCTCGACTCGAAGTTCCACGGCATCAGAGCGTCGATATCCTGCGCGGGCCATCCGTTGGCCATGCGAACTAAGGTCTGTGTCAGCCAGGCGAGCGGATCGACGTTGTTCATTTTAGCTGTCTGCAAAAGCGTGGCGATCGTGGCCCATGTGTTGCCACCGCCTTCGCTTCCGGCAAATAGACTATTCTTCCGTGTGATCGTTTGGGGACGGATTGCGCGCTCGACGATATTGGAGTCAATCTCGATGCGGCCGTCACCGAGAAAGCGTTCCAGAGATTGTCGGCGGGTCATTGCATAGCGGATCGCTTCCGCGGTCTTGGACTTGCCAGAAACTTTCGCGAGCTCCTTTTCCCAGATGTCAAAAAGGTTGGCGACAATGGCCGCAGACCGCTCTTGTCGTGCGGCAGCACGGATGTTGGCATCCTTTCCCCGGATCTCGTCCTCGACCTTCCACAACTCGCTCATCGCCTTCACCGAGGCTGTCGCGGCGTGATTGATACCCCCCACATGGAGTTCGTAGAATTTGCGCCTGACATGCGCCCAGCACCCTGCCAACGTGATGGTTTCGTTGCTGCCGGCCTTGACCTGCTCTTTGACCATGCTCGTATAGGCGCCGTGCCCATCAACCTGGAGAATGCCGTTGAAGCCGCTCAGGTGACGGGCCACACAGCGCCCACCTCTGCTGTCTTCAAATCTGTAGGCGACCATTGGTGGCCCTGATCCCCCGAACGGCCGATCATCACGTGCATAGGCCCACAGCCATGCCGTCATTGTTTTTCCCGAACCAGGCACCAGGGTCGGCAATGTCGTTTCGTCGGCAAAGACCCTTTCACCTGCTTTAATCCTCTCCAGGATGTAATCGGCCAGGATCTTGAGCTCGAAGCCGAGATGTCCCATCCATTGAGCCATCAAGGAGCGGCTCAGTACCACGCTGTCGCGCAGGTAGATTGTTTCCTGACGGTAGAGCGGA
This genomic stretch from Pararhizobium capsulatum DSM 1112 harbors:
- the tnpC gene encoding IS66 family transposase encodes the protein MMFSASDLPDDVDALKAMIVAMSAEGAAARAEITRLEALKKDTDERIATLTAIVKVLQRAQKGTRSERLRLGIDDDQIDFAFEEVETGLATIDSELDQLRKDKPKREARPRKGFAAHLERIEEVIEPEIPEECQGLEKVLIGEDRSERLDVIPPKFRVIVTRRPKYAFRGRDGVLQALAPAHIIEAGLPSERLLAYIAVSKYADGLPLYRQETIYLRDSVVLSRSLMAQWMGHLGFELKILADYILERIKAGERVFADETTLPTLVPGSGKTMTAWLWAYARDDRPFGGSGPPMVAYRFEDSRGGRCVARHLSGFNGILQVDGHGAYTSMVKEQVKAGSNETITLAGCWAHVRRKFYELHVGGINHAATASVKAMSELWKVEDEIRGKDANIRAAARQERSAAIVANLFDIWEKELAKVSGKSKTAEAIRYAMTRRQSLERFLGDGRIEIDSNIVERAIRPQTITRKNSLFAGSEGGGNTWATIATLLQTAKMNNVDPLAWLTQTLVRMANGWPAQDIDALMPWNFESSVVG
- the fsa gene encoding fructose-6-phosphate aldolase; translated protein: MKFFVDTADVNEIRELNDLGLVDGVTTNPSLILKSGRAILEVTKEICGIVEGPVSAEVAATDYETIMKEAAVIAKIADNICIKLPLTLDGLKACKNLVSDGHKTNVTLCFSANQALLAAKAGATFVSPFIGRLDDIAIDGMDLIREIRQIFDNYGFETEILAASARTVNHIKEAALIGADVVTAPPATLKALVKHPLTEAGLATFLADWAKTGQKIG
- a CDS encoding SMI1/KNR4 family protein, with translation MKNDVLKFENEFGTILPDSYLQFLRIIGDGRLREDIKGKFSEFHENVFLDTLDITEILRKDSDEWDIYPDFITDNEIPFFYIGDNSVLVFRKNDGSKVYFPHLDDIYAESFGDFLKKLMRKINFYNEL